Proteins co-encoded in one Scomber scombrus chromosome 14, fScoSco1.1, whole genome shotgun sequence genomic window:
- the LOC133994296 gene encoding sodium-dependent phosphate transport protein 2A-like, whose protein sequence is METQLRAQRVKAVVSALFKIPLLFLFLYIFVCSLDILSSAFQLAGGRVAGDIFQENAILSNPVAGLVVGILVTVLVQSSSTSTSIIVSLVSSGLLDVKSAIPIIMGSNIGTSVTNTIVALMQAGEREEFERAFSGATVHDCFNWLSVLVLLPLEAMSGLLRFLSQAVVNSLQFSTAEEAPELLKVLTDPLTNRIIQLDRSVIAAIATGDESVRNKSLVKQWCQTLSNPNMMVLENETTWTTYNLSEHTQRCRHLFVDCSLSDLAIGLILLACSLLVLCSCLILLVKVLNSLLRGQVASAINTVVNTDFPFPFTWLAGYLAILVGAGMTFLVQSSSVFTSAITPLIGIGVISIERAYPLTLGSNLGTTTTATLAALASPGDKLAAATQVALCHFFFNLLGILLWFPIPATRLPIRMACALGSCTSRYRWFAVLYLLVCFLLLPSLVFALSMAGWRVMAGIGIPAVMVIIFVATVNILQVRRPDCLPIRLQDWDFLPAWMTSLQPLDNLITKVTLWCRQGRGWSCKGNDGPVASLEGIAVIPEKKVGGKEQEIEKSWEEHRRLDKPGCCDLQYNKQNNRDNTAIKGALENNMSAVWSIEINANSHNTQQKSTYL, encoded by the exons ATGGAAACTCAGCTGAGAGCACAGCGAGTGAAAGCTGTGGTATCTGCTCTCTTCAAAATCCCGCTCCTCTTTCTGTTCCTGTACATCTTTGTGTGTTCCCTTGACATTTTAAGCTCTGCCTTCCAACTAGCTGGAG GCAGGGTAGCAGGAGATATCTTTCAGGAAAATGCCATCTTGTCTAATCCAGTGGCAGGGCTAGTTGTGGGGATACTAGTAACAGTGTTGGTCCAAAGCTCCTCCACCTCAACCTCCATCATAGTCAGCCTTGTCTCTTCTGGCt TGCTAGATGTTAAATCAGCTATTCCGATCATCATGGGGTCCAACATTGGGACATCAGTCACTAATACTATTGTTGCATTGATGCAAGCTGGGGAGAGAGAAGAGTTTGAACG GGCATTTTCTGGAGCTACTGTCCATGACTGTTTTAACTGGTTGTCTGTCTTGGTGCTTCTCCCCCTGGAAGCTATGAGTGGTCTGTTGAGGTTTCTGTCACAGGCCGTGGTCAACTCACTACAGTTCAGTACTGCAGAGGAAGCACCTGAGCTTCTTAAAGTCCTCACAGATCCACTCACAAACAGGATTATCCAG TTGGATCGGTCAGTTATTGCAGCCATCGCTACTGGAGACGAAAGTGTGAGGAACAAGAGTCTGGTGAAGCAGTGGTGTCAAACCCTGTCTAACCCTAACATGATGGTACTG GAAAATGAAACAACATGGACAACATACAACCTTTCAGAACATACACAGAGAT GTAGGCATCTCTTTGTGGACTGCTCTTTGTCAGACTTGGCCATAGGTCTGATCCTCCTGGCTTGCTCCTTGTTGGTACTGTGTAGTTGTCTGATACTGCTAGTAAAAGTGCTCAACTCCCTGCTGAGGGGTCAGGTGGCCAGTGCTATTAATACAGTTGTTAATACAG ATTTCCCCTTCCCCTTTACGTGGCTGGCAGGTTATCTGGCTATATTAGTAGGAGCAGGCATGACCTTTCTGGTTCAGAGTAGTTCTGTCTTCACCTCTGCCATCACACCGCTAATAG GGATTGGTGTGATCAGTATTGAAAGAGCCTACCCTTTAACCCTTGGGTCCAACCTTGGAACCACAACAACAGCCACACTGGCAGCGCTGGCTAGTCCGGGGGATAAGCTTGCAGCTGCCACACaa GTTGCTCtatgtcattttttctttaacctCCTTGGTATCCTGCTGTGGTTTCCAATACCAGCCACACGCCTTCCCATACGTATGGCCTGTGCTCTTGGTAGCTGTACTTCCAG ATACCGCTGGTTTGCTGTGCTCTACCTACTCGTCTGCTTTCTGCTACTCCCATCCCTGGTGTTTGCCCTCTCCATGGCTGGCTGGAGGGTGATGGCTGGGATTGGCATACCAGCCGTTATGGTGATTATATTTGTCGCAACAGTAAACATTCTCCAGGTGCGCAGACCTGATTGTTTGCCCATCCGACTGCAGGATTGGGACTTCTTGCCTGCTTGGATGACCTCACTGCAACCCCTGGATAACCTCATCACCAAGGTGACTCTGTGGTGCAGACAAGGGAGAG GTTGGAGTTGTAAGGGAAATGATGGCCCTGTAGCATCACTGGAAGGCATTGCGGTCATCCCTGAGAAAAAAGTAGGAGGAAAGGAACAAGAGATTGAAAAGAGCTGGGAGGAACACAGAAGACTGGATAAACCTGGATGTTGTGATCTACAATATAATAAGCAAAACAACAGAGACAACACAGCAATTAAAGGGGCTTTAGAGAATAACATGTCTGCAGTGTGGTCCAttgaaataaatgcaaacagTCACAACACTCAACAGAAGAGCACTTACTTGTAG
- the LOC133993895 gene encoding organic cation/carnitine transporter 2-like → MKDYDETTAFLGHWGHFQQAVFFLLCASTIPNGLGVLSIVFVADIPSHHCTVPEVNLTQAWHNATIPIQVVNGKQERSKCSRYRLDVVRNLSAQGYIPGKDVNLTDLEQESCLDGWSYSTAIYQSTIVSEFDLVCNEQWKQPFTSTLYFIGVLVGSFFSGQLSDRFGRKPVFFATMAVQTIFSFVQVFSPSWTVFSIFLFFSGLGQIANYIAAFVLGTEILTGNVRVLYSSLGVCLCFAIGYMMLPLFAYFLRDWRSLLMAVALPGLLYIPLWWLIPESPRWLLSQGKVEEAEAILRNAAKKNKVEAPQVIFEEYHVSWLKFKAERHHSVLDLIRTSNVRATTLILCLVWFTLSTGYFGLSLNTSQLSADPYISCFLSAAVEVPAYLSSWLALQYFSRRLSASCTVFLGGVSLYFIQLVPETLPALSVALEMVGKFGFTCGTAMMFAYTAELYPTVLRNTATGTCTTFSRVGSCTAPFLIQLSTYFKFLPYIILGTLAIASSSATLFLPESYGRPLPETIEQMHKRERMKCPCFTQKETPKAVVLYESQL, encoded by the exons ATGAAGGATTATGATGAAACCACAGCCTTCCTGGGTCATTGGGGACATTTCCAGCAGGCTGTCTTCTTTCTGCTCTGTGCCAGCACTATCCCCAATGGACTCGGAGTGTTATCCATCGTCTTTGTGGCTGACATTCCCAGTCACCACTGCACGGTTCCTGAAGTCAACTTGACTCAAGCTTGGCATAATGCCACCATACCAATACAG GTGGTGAATGGGAAACAGGAGCGGAGTAAATGCAGCAGATACAGGCTGGATGTGGTCCGAAATCTCTCTGCTCAGGGATACATTCCTGGTAAGGACGTCAACCTCACTGACCTGGAGCAGGAGAGCTGTCTGGACGGATGGAGCTACAGCACTGCCATCTACCAATCCACCATAGTttctgag TTTGACCTAGTGTGCAATGAACAGTGGAAGCAGCCATTCACCTCCACACTTTACTTCATTGGAGTTCTTGTTGGATCCTTCTTCTCAGGACAGCTCTCAGATCG ATTTGGAAGGAAGCCCGTATTTTTCGCAACTATGGCAGTGCAGACCATTTTCTCCTTTGTTCAAGTCTTCTCTCCTTCATGGACGGTGttctccatcttcctcttcttcagtGGTTTGGGACAGATTGCAAACTACATTGCTGCTTTTGTCCTAG GTACAGAGATCTTGACTGGCAATGTGCGGGTCCTGTACTCATCACTgggtgtgtgcctgtgttttgCCATTGGCTACATGATGCTGCCACTCTTTGCTTACTTTTTAAGGGACTGGAGATCTCTCCTGATGGCTGTCGCTCTGCCTGGACTGCTCTACATCCCTCTCTGGTG GCTCATCCCAGAGTCTCCTCGGTGGCTGCTCTCTCAGGGGAAAGTGGAAGAGGCTGAGGCTATATTGAGAAATGCTGCAAAGAAGAACAAAGTTGAGGCTCCACAGGTCATCTTTGAGGAATACCATGTAAGTTGGCTTAAATTTAAAGCAG AGAGACACCACAGTGTCTTGGACCTAATAAGGACCAGCAACGTCAGGGCCACAACACTGATtctctgcctggtgtg GTTCACTCTGAGTACTGGCTATTTTGGCCTGTCCTTGAATACATCACAACTCAGTGCTGACCCCTATATCAGCTGTTTCCTCTCCGCAGCTGTGGAGGTGCCTGCATACCTTTCCAGCTGGCTGGCACTGCAATATTTTTCACGACGACTGTCTGCTAGTTGTACAGTTTTCCTTGGAGGAGTATCTCTGTACTTCATTCAGCTGGTGCCTGAAA CTTTACCAGCGTTGTCTGTTGCACTGGAAATGGTAGGTAAATTTGGCTTTACCTGTGGGACAGCCATGATGTTTGCCTACACAGCAGAGCTTTACCCAACAGTGCTGAGAAACACTGCAACAGGGACATGCACTACATTTTCCAGAGTGGGCAGCTGCACTGCACCTTTTTTGATACAGCTGA GTACATACTTTAAGTTTCTGCCTTATATTATTTTGGGGACTCTGGCTATTGCATCTTCATCTGCCACTCTCTTCCTACCAGAGAGTTATGGACGACCTCTTCCTGAAACTATTGAACAGATGCATAAGAGAGAAAG GATGAAGTGTCCCTGCTTCACTCAAAAAGAAACACCAAAAGCTGTGGTGCTTTACGAAAGTCAACTGTAG